CGGCGGAACGATTGCAACAGGCAGCCAGGGCCATCAACCCAGACCGGGCGCTGGACTGGCCGCATCCCTACCGAACCGGGGACACGGTGTTCTTCGGCGCGACTGACGCTGCGGGACAAAGCGTCAGCACCTTGCAAAGCACTTATTTCGATTGGGGCAGCGGCGTTGTCGTCGGCGATACCGGCATTCTCTGGCAAAACCGGGGTGCGGCCTTCTCCCTCGATCCGAAAAGCCCCAATTTCCTGCAACCGGGAAAAAGACCGTTTTATACGCTCAACCCGGGACTTGCACTACGCGACAGCAAACCGGCACTGATCTACGGCACCCAAGGTGCAGACGGCCAGCCGCAGACCCTGGCCATGCTGCTGACGCGGCTGATTGATTATGCGCAACCTGCGGCGCAAGCCTTGGCCGGACCACGGTTCTTACTGGGCAAAACGTTTTCCGACAGCCGCGACAGTTTGAAAATCGAAGCCGATTGCGGCCAGCCCGTCCTCGATCGTCTCGCCGATCTCGGTCACCAGCTCGCACCCATTGAGCCGCAAAGTCCAATCGCGGGTCAGGCAGGCGTTATCGCCATCGCCCCAGATGGCAGCCTGGCAGGCGCTCACGACCCACGCGGAGAAGGTGTGGCGCTTACCCTCGGCGAGCGTTGACCAATTGCGTTGAGATAATCGACAAAGGTTTGGGACAGAATTTCGGAAACAACCGCCGCGCAAGCTAGATCCTATAGCATCGTACCGGCTTCGGTTTTTACACGATGCTATAGGATTCAACCGAAAGGGGGGCTTTTCGGTTGAATCCTGTTTTCATCTATCTGGAGATGTGTCAACGTTTTTTACGTTTTCTAACAAAATTTAGAGACCTTCAACGCCTCACGGAGCCACCGCGTTTCTCTATCTATTTGTTTTTACGAATTTTCGGGCCGAAAAATACAACTTAATTCACCGTCCCGGCTTGCCGGTTTTCCCCTTGGTGCGTGTCTTGCGCTTCTGATCCCCGGCGTCTTCATAGGAACCGGCGCCCGATTTGGCGCGGATGATCGGACGGGGATCGTCGATTTTGAAGTCGCCGATTTTTGGACCCGGCTTTTCAGGAAGCTTGCCGGGAACAGGCTTTTCCGTCCGACCAACCGTCATTTCATCCAGGCTGTTCTTGCGAAACAGTGGCTTGGCCGTGTCCGTACCAGGCCCCATGTCATCCAGGGATGGTTTGGCGAAATAGGAGCCGGACGAATCGGTCTCCTGACGGGAATCGACGGCTGCACCGCCAGCAGCCTGGCCTGTCCCGGCTTGTTCTTGAGCCCGGGCCGCTGCCTTTTCGCCGGGATCACCCATGCTGGCCAGCTCAACCTCTTTCAAACGCTTGATTTCGTCGCGTAAACGGGCTGCGGTTTCGAAATCGAGATCGGCGGCGGCATCGCGCATCTGCTTTTCCAGCGCCGAAAGATGGGCTTGGAGATTGTTGCCGACCAGATGACCGCCGGCGGCAAAGCCCTTGCCGCTTGCCCCGGAAATGTCGGCACGCACATGGTCGCGCTCATAGACCGAATCGAGAATGTCGGAAATTTTTGACTTGACCGATTCCGGCGTGATGCCGTGTTCGAGATTGTAAGCCACCTGTTTTTCACGGCGGCGCGACGTCTCGTCCATGGCGCGCCGCATGGAGCCGGTGATCTGATCGGCGTAGAGAATGACCTTGCCATCGACGTTACGCGCAGCACGGCCAATCGTCTGGATCAGCGAGGTCTCTGAGCGCAGGAAGCCTTCCTTGTCGGCATCGAGAATGGCGACGAAGCCGCATTCGGGAATGTCCAGCCCCTCGCGCAACAGGTTGATGCCAACCAGCACATCGAAGGCACCGAGCCTGAGATCGCGCAGGATTTCGATGCGTTCCAGCGTGTCGATATCCGAATGCATATAGCGCACCCGCACGCCCTGCTCATGCAGATATTCCGTCAGGTCTTCGGCCATGCGCTTGGTCAGCACCGTTACCAGCGTGCGATAGCCCTTCAGCGAGGTTTCCTTGATCTCGCCCAAGACATCATCGACCTGGGTCTTGGCGGAGCGCACTTCGACCGGCGGATCGATCAGGCCGGTTGGGCGAATGACCTGCTCTGCAAACACGCCGCCCGATTGTTCCAGTTCCCAACTGCCCGGGGTCGCCGAAACAGCAACGGTCGCCGGACGCATGGCGTCCCATTCCTCAAATCGCAATGGCCGGTTATCCATGCAGGAGGGCAGCCGGAAGCCGTATTCGGCCAGCGTTGCCTTGCGCCTGAAGTCGCCACGATACATGCCGCCGATCTGGCTGACGGACACATGGCTTTCATCAATGAACAGCAAGGCGTTATCAGGGATATATTCGAACAGGGTCGGCGGTGGTTCGCCCGGCGCACGGCCCGTCAGGTAGCGCGAATAGTTTTCAATGCCAGCGCAGGCGCCGGTCGCTTCCATCATTTCGATATCGTAGCGGGTGCGCTGCTCCAGCCTTTGCGCCTCCAGCAGACGCCCGCCCTTTTCCAGCTCGGCCAGCCGCTGTTTCAACTCCTCCTTGATCGCCTTGATCGCCCCATTCAGCGTCGGGCGCGGCGTGACATAGTGCGAATTGGCGTAGATCTTCACCGACTTCATATCGCCGGTCTTGTGGCCGGTCAGCGGATCGAATTCGGTAATTGCATCAATTTCATCGCCGAACATCGAAATGCGCCAGGCGGCATCCTCCAAGTGCGCGGGGAAGATTTCAATCGTATCGCCCCGCACCCGGAATGAGCCGCGCACGAAATTGATGTCCTGCCGCTTGTATTGCTGCGCCACGAGGTCTGCCAGCAATTGCCGCTGATCGATCCGGTCGCCGACCGACATTTGGAAGGTCATGGCCGTATAGGTTTCGACCGAGCCGATACCGTAGATGCAGGACACCGAGGCGACGATAATGCAATCGTCGCGCTCCAGGATGGCGCGGGTGGCGGCATGGCGCATACGGTCGATCTGCTCGTTGATCGAGCTTTCCTTCTCGATAAACGTATCCGAGCGCGGCACATAGGCTTCCGGCTGATAGTAATCGTAATAGGAAACGAAATATTCCACTGCATTGTCGGGGAAGAAATGTTTGAATTCCGAATAGAGCTGGGCCGCCAGCGTCTTGTTCGGCGCCAGAATCACCGCCGGCCGCTGGGTCGCCTCGATCACCTTGGCCATGGTGAAGGTCTTGCCGGAACCAGTCACCCCGAGCAGAACCTGACTGCGCTCCCCGGCATTGATGCCTTCCACCAGATCCTTGATTGCCGTCGGCTGATCGCCCGCCGGTTCGTAATCCGACACCATGCGGATCGGGATTCCCCCCTCGGACTTTTCCGGCCGGGCTGGGCGATGTGGTGCCCAGATCTTGCCGTCCTTGAACAGCGGATTGCCGCTTTCGATCAGCGCCGACAGCGCCTCCACGGTCGCCGTCACAGCGCCGGGAGCAAGGCTCTGCGCCTCTTCAAGCGACGTGTCCATACCAGAAACAGGATTAAGACCGGCAGCAGCGCGCGTGGCCGGATCGGAAGATGCGCCGATGGACACGCCGCGTGAGGTGCGCATGGCACTGCCTCCGTCTTCGCTCTTGGCCTTGGCAGTGCGACCGACCTTTACGGGCTCGGCGGCCTCAGTCTTGCGGCCCATGCTCTTCTCAAGCGCTATCTTTTCGGCATGCCTGCGCGCTTCGATTTCGATCTTCTTGCGGTGCTTACCAGCCTTGGAGGCGAGTTCCCGTTGGCTTTCAATCCCCCCGGCTTCCGCCTCCGCTTCCAGCTGCTTCACCCAATCTGCGACACTCCCGCTCAAGGGTGCTCCTTCAAAAGCTGCCTGCGGTGCCTCTTCAAACCCACCGGCATAAGGCGATCCTGCCTCATCCTGCGATGGGTTGTCATTGTTACGGACGGGAGATTTTTTCGGAGATCTGGCCATGGTTCGAATATGGATAAGACCGCAGGCAAAGTGAAGTGCGCCAGACGAAAATCAGAACAAAAAAGCAACAATTTCGCTAAAGTTTTTATCCCTTGGCATTCTCGGAAAAACCAAGGGTCATGTCCCTGACTGGCCTGCCTCAGGCCACGGCGCGCCGTGATTTTTTTTCACTCAGTTGCTTTTTTTTAAAGTCGAGCCATTTGGGCAGCATATCCGCGGGCATGGGCCGGGAGAAATAATAGCCCTGGCCAATCGTGCAACCGATTTCGGTCAATGTCCTGGCATCCGCCACCGTTTCTACGCCCTCCGCAACGATATCAACACCCAGTGCGCGGCCGAGACCAACCAGGGCGACAACAAGCGCCTTGTTCTTTGGGGAATTACTGATACCGGTGACGAAACTGCGATCGATCTTCAACCGGGTGATCTTCAGGCTGATCAGATAGGCCAAGGACGAGTATCCCATGCCGAAATCATCCACCGTCAGCTTATAGCCACTGTTTTCAAGCCGGGTCAGTTGTTCACCCGCGACCGCCGGATCCAGAATGGTTTCCTCGGTAATCTCCACTTCCAGAAGGTTGCGACTGACGCCATAGGCAGTGGTAATCCGGTCCAGCATGACAGATACGTCATAGAGCGCAAATTCACGCGGCGATACGTTCAAGGCGACAGCCGTCTCCGGCATGCCTAGCTCTTTCAGCCTGTTGAGCAGCTGGCAGATATTTTCTGTCACGAAACCGGTCAGCGCCTCACACATCTGCATGGCCTGTGCGGCGTTGACAATTTCAGGCGGAGCAATCGCTCCGAACTCCGGATGGAACCAGCGGATCAGCGCCTCGAAGCCAACGATCTTGCCCGTGGCAAGATCGACCTGCGGCTGGAACCAGGTCTCGAGCGCAGTGTCGCGAAGTGCTGCTGGCAGATCCTGCTCGATACGCCGTTGGCGATCGATGCGCTGTTTGATCTGATGATCGAATTCCCGCAATTGACCGCGACCGTCCTGCTTGGCATCCGATAAAGCCATGCTGGCACAGGTAAACAGCCCGTCACCATCATCAGCATGATCGGGATAGAACGCAATCCCGGCGCTCAAACCAGGACTGACCTGAGTGCCATGGACGGCAATCGGAACCATGGACGCGGCGATAACGGTCTCAGCAAGCGCTCGGCAATCCTGGCGCACGTCGCCGTTCCGCAACAGAATTGCAAATTCATCACCGCTGATCCGGGCTGTGACGGCATCACCACCGGCGGCATTTTTCAACCTCTGCCCCAGGATCGCCAGAAACTGGTCTCCACCGCGATGACCAAAAGCATCGTTGATCAGCTTGAACCGATCGACATTGACCAATAACAGGCCAATTTCCCGGTTTCCGACTTTGGCAGCGGCGATCTCCCCCGCGAGCCGTCCATTGAAGTAGATTCTGTTGAACAGCCCCGTCACGGGATCGCCGTTGGCAAGAACCTCCAGTCGCAAATTCTTGTGCTGAATATCCTCATTGGCAATGGTCAGCGATTGCGTCGCGGCCTGGTTGCTCAGCTTGGCCATTTCGCTTTCCATAAATGTCCTGTCCGCCTTCAACAGCAGATGCGACATGAATATGGCCAATACGATGAAATTAAACGTGGAGACGGTCGCAATGATGCCACCATGAATCGAGAAATTCCACAATATCGCTAAAATCATCGGAATACAGTAGCTGAAGGCGACCTGACTGGTGCCGGCCTGGCGGAACATGGCTGTCGCCACCAGACCGCCGATAACCACCAGAATAGGCGCATTGCGGCCCAGCAAGTCCATATCGACCACCGCTGTCGGCAAAAGAGCCCAGACGATCCCTTGCAGACAGGCCGTGATGCACATCAGCCGAAGCACGTCATCCGGATTGGAGCAGCCATAGTGACGGCGCTGCAGATGGCGCGACAATAGAAAGCGGAATACCGTGGCGAAAGCCAACACGATCATCCAGCCGATAACGACATTCACGTCATACCCCTCGGCCAGAAGCAGAATGGACGAGGATAGCCCAGCCATCACATTGTAAACTGCTGCTGTACCGCTACCATGCAATGCCATGGACGCCCGCGCCTTGTGGGCAGATGACAATAAAAATGCTTTTTGATCCGCGGTTTCTGAAAACAAGACAATCTCATTCTTAAAACTAGGCGCAACAACTGTGCTTTACGACAGCATCGTGCAGGAAAATGATTCCGGCACGGTGCTATATTTTTTGATTTTCGCATCGGGTTTGGCCGAAAACAGACTCTCACCTCCCAACCCGATGAAGGTTGGCGGTAAGATTGCGCGTTTTTGGTAAGAAATAATGAATAATGCAGTTAAAAATTGTGCATCGACTTATATTATGCTTTACTCACGAAATAACACTTCAACTGGAAATAGAACTGCATGACGCAACGGAACGATCAAATTGATTATATCGAATTCAACGTGCGCGACATTTCGGCTTCAAAACAATTCTATGCCACGGCCTTTGGCTGGTCCTTTACCGATTACGGACCGGATTATGCCGAATTCAATGATGGCCGTCTGAAGGGTGGGTTTACAACAACCGCCCCGGTTTCAGCAACTGGCGGGCCGCTCGTCATCCTGTTTGCCGATGATCTGGAAAAGGCCGTGGGCAGCGTGGAAAGCGCCGGTGGCATGATCACCCGCCCAATCTTTTCCTTTCCCGGCGGTCGGCGATTTCACTTCCGCGACCTGGATGGCTATGAACTGGCTGTCTGGTCGGACAGTCTCTAATATCGTACAGAAAGCTGAAACCGGTCTGATGCTGTAACCTGGCCTGCCTTCGCGCAACCAGTTTTCAGACAACAACTAAAGGGAGCCGCCGGAGCTGTTGAGCTCCGGCGGCTCCTTCTCACTCCCCGCCGCCGAGTGAGTGGACGTAGACGGTCAGTTCCTTGACGGTCGTATCACCTAGACGCGCTGACCATCCGGGCATGACGCCATGCTTGGGATGAGCCACCTGCTGGATGATCTCCTGCTCGCCTTTAACCTTCAGCCAAATGGCGTCGCCGAGATTGGGCGCACCGAGATCGCGGTTGCCCTCGGCCTTTTCACCGTGGCAGGCAACACAATTGTCCATGAAGACCTGCTTTCCAGGCGCAACCAATGCGTCGTTGGACGGCTTGCCCGTCAGGCTGACGACATAGGCGGAGACCTGGCGGATTTCCTCGGGCTTCAGGATGTCGGCGAAGGCCGGCATTTCCGACGCCCGGGTTTCCGGATCGCTCGTGTAGCGAATACCGTGTTGCAGCGTCGTGTAGATGGCATCCACACTGCCGCCCCATAGCCAGTCATCGTCGTTCAGGTTCGGATAGCCGGGGCCACCGGCCGCACCAGAACCGTGACAAGGGGTACAATTGACCTTGAAGGCCGCAGCACCGCCAGCCGTGGCAAATTCGGTCAGATCCTTATCGGCCAGGATATCCTTGATCGGCAGGGCGGCGATCTTGTCGGTGAACACCGATTGCGCTGCCTTGGCCTCTGCAAGCTCGGCGGTGACAGCTGCACGGTTGGTATAGCCGAACAGGCCCTTGGTATTGGTGGAGAGCATCGGCCAGGCCGGATAGACCACCGTATAGCCGATCGCCCAGACGATGGTAGCGTAGAAGGTATAGACCCACCAACGCGGCATCGGGTTGTTCAGCTCGCGGATGCCGTCCCATTCATGACCCGTGGTTTCGACACCGCTGATTTCGTCAATGTGTTTGTCAGACATGATCAGTCCTCCCGCAAGGGGATAGAGGCAGCATCTTCCGCCCGCTCTTTGGCGCCCGGACGAAAGACGAAGAGAATGGCGCCCGCGAAAAACAGCAGCATGGCGAGCATGCCCCAGCTGTCGGCGAAATGGCGCATGGCCGTATAGATTTCGGTTCCTTCCATGACGCCCTCCTCAACGGTAACCGGTTGCGTCGTCATATTTGGTGAAGTCCACCAAAGTGCCGATCATTTGCAGGTAAGCGATCAGCGCGTCCATTTCGGACAGAACCGCCGGGTTGCCGTCGAAATCACCGACTTTCGCCTTGGGATAGCGGGCCAGCAATGCCGTGGTATCGGCATTCGGGTCCGCCTGGGCAGCCAGATCGGCCTTGGCATTGTCGATCATGTCCTGGGTATAGGGTACGCCGACTTCGCTGTTAACCTTCAGGTCCATGGAGACATTGGTAATCTTCAGCGGCGTTTCTTTCAGGAACGCATATTTCGGCATGATCGATTCCGGCACGACCGAGCGCGGATCGCTCAGGTGCTGGACATGCCAATCGTTCGAGTAGCGATCCCCGACCCGGGCCAGATCCGGCCCGGTGCGCTTGGAACCCCATTGGAACGGATGGTCGTACATCGATTCCGCCGCCAGGGAGTAATGGCCGTAGCGTTCCACTTCGTCACGGAACGGACGGATCATCTGGCTGTGGCAGAGGTAACAGCCTTCGCGGATGTAGATGTCGCGACCGGCCAGTTCGAGCGGCGAGTAGGGCCGCATGCCCTCCACCTTTTCGATGGTGTTTTGCAGGTAGAACAGCGGCGCGATTTCGACGATACCGCCTATCGCAACCACCAGCAGCGAACCTAAAAGCAGCAGGCTGGCATTTTTTTCGATGATTTTGTGTTTATCGAGAATGGACATGGTGCCCTCCTTACTCCGCCGGTTGCAGGACAGGCGCCATGGCCGAACCTGCAAGAGGCGCCTCGTTGCGCTGGTGGCCGAGAATGGTCATGGTGATGTTCCAGGCCATGACCAGGCTGCCGGCGAGATAGAGCCCGCCGCCGACGGCGCGCATGACATAGTAGGGGAACATGGCCTTAACGGTTTCCGCGAAGGAATAGACCAGGAAGCCCTGCGCATCGTATTCGCGCCACATCAGACCCTGCTGGATACCGGCCACCCAGAGCACGGCGGCGTAGACGACGATGCCCAGCGTGGCGAGCCAGAAATGCCAGTTGACCATCCGCATCGAATAGAGGCGGTCGCGGTGCCAGAGCTTGGGCGTCAGGTAGTAGATCGCGCCGAAGGTGATCATGCCGACCCAGCCGAGTGCGCCGGAGTGAACGTGACCGATGGTCCATTCGGTATAGTGGCTGAGCGAATTGACCGTCTTGATCGACATCATCGGGCCTTCGAAGGTAGACATGCCGTAGAAGGCGATGGCCATAACCATCATCCGGATGATCGGATCGGTACGGATCTTGTCCCAGGCGCCCGAAAGCGTCATCAACCCGTTGATCATCCCACCCCAGGATGGCATCCACAGCATGATCGAGAACACCATGCCCAACGTCTGCGCCCAATCGGGCAGAGCTGTATAATGCAGGTGATGCGGACCGGCCCAGATATACATGAAGATCAGCGCCCAGAAGTGGATGATCGACAGCCGGTAGGAATAGACCGGGCGACCGGCCTGCTTGGGCACGAAATAGTACATCATGCCAAGGAAGCCCGCTGTCAGGAAGAAGCCGACGGCATTATGCCCGTACCACCATTGCGTCAGCGCATCCTGCACGCCGGAGAAGGCTGAATAGCTCTTGACGCCGAGGAAGGAGACCGGGATCGCCAGATTGTTGACGATATGCAGCATGGCAATGGTGACGATGAAGGCCAGGTAGAACCAGTTCGCCACATAAATATGCGGCTCCTTGCGGGTCAGGATCGTACCCAGGAAGGCAATGAGATAGGCGACCCAGACAATTGTCAGCCAGATATCGACATACCATTCGGGTTCGGCATATTCACGGCCCTGGGTGATACCGAGCAGGTAGCCGGTGGCAGCCATGACGATGAAGAAATTATAGCCCCAGAACACGAACCAGCCGAGCGTGCCGCCAAACAAGCGGCTGCGACACGTGCGCTGTACCACATAAAACGATGTAATGATCAGCGCATTGCCGCCAAAGGCAAAAATCACGGCAGACGTGTGCAATGGCCGCAGCCGCCCGAAATTCAGCCAGGGGCCGAAATTCAGATCGGGAAAGGCCAGTTGCAGGGCGATGACCAGCCCGACAAGAAAGCCGATCACACCCCAGAACACCGTGGCGATGACGCCATAGCGAATGACTTCGTCGAAATATTCAGACTTGGGCTGGGCCGCTGCACGACTCGACATGCCAGCCGTCACCGGCGCAAACCGGATATGGCGCAACATGACGACAGTCGCCCCCAGAAGCACGAAAAAGGCCACCCACATATGGGCAGCAAACAGGCTGTCATAGGCGAAACCCGCCCCGAGCAGCGCGGCAAAGGCCAGAATGGCCAAAACCATGGTTTCGAAAGTATAATTCATTGTTGGCATCCCCCAACGGCTTTGTGTCGGCACGGCCCCTCCTTAAGGGAAGGGTTCCGCCCTGATTTGTGGTTTGCGCAGTCGCTCCATGAGAAAAGCCATTCCGTTGCCGGAACGTTTTTCTGACAGCGCCAGAGTATTTCCAGCAAAAGTACGTAAAAACAGCGAGATAGAGCGTTTTGCATTTCGAGGAAAAGCAGTCTTGCTCGCCGCGCCATGCCGCCTGCCGGATGGATAGACTTCTGCGTCGAGTCTCTGTTTGACATTCCGCAGCCTCTGCAACCTTGATTCAAATCAAGGCAGTCCATGCAAAGCCGGCGATATATAAAGGACGGCAATGGCATTGTGTCGCAGGCATCGGACAAGCATCCGATGCGGAGACATTGCGAACCGGCAGTTGCGGCGGAGCAACGGATGGCCTGGAAAGGCTCTCTGGCGTTTCATGAGTGACCCTTTCAGTGCGCGTGATGCATTCTGATCGGGAAACGGTCATCAAGGCGGGATTTTTCGCGCCCTTGCACGATGCCGCATTGCCATGTTCAGCGCCCGGCGCTGCGACCGACGACCATGGCTCTTTTAAAAATGGCCCTGGCATTTCATTTCCGGACATCTCAAGCCTTTGATGCATTTGAGATATTCGGCATTCGTGCAGGGCGGAGATGTGGCTCACACCTTCGCGCTTGTCAATAACGCCCTACGCATGTGCCGGGCCGGCAATAGAAGGAGATGCGGAATGCAGAGCAATTTGGACAAGACGGATTTTCCGAAAACCAGAGACGCTCGGACCCTTGCTTTGCCGCCATGTGAGACCAGTCTGGAATGGCTGCATCATGCCCATGGGGAGCAAATGGCGCTGTGCGCCGAGCTGGAAGAGATCGCCGATTCGCTGCCGAACACTATCAATCGGCAGAAATGCATCTACGCGGCCAAGGCGCTGACCCCGCTGATCAAGGGCGTCCATCACTATGAGGAAAGCATCCTGTTTCCCTGGCTCGAAACATCGACACGCAGCAGCATCGGCATGCACGAGACGCTGAACCGGTTGCGCTTCGAGCATTGCGAAGATGAGTGTTTTGCCGAGGAACTGACGGATGCCCTGCTCAAACTCGGCAGCGGCCGCGAAGTCAACATGGAGGCCGTGGGCTATATGCTGCGTGGCTTCTTTGAAGGGCTACGACGCCATATCGCCTTCGAGAGAGAGCACATCCTCTGCCAGATCGGCGAAACCCAGCTATCCTGAAGGCTAAGCTTTTGCCGTTGATCCCAACGGTGACTGTGCCGCTCTCTTTGGACAATAAAAAACCCGTCCCTCCACGAACTGCCCCAGGTTAATATCCAACTTTCGGAGGTAGTTCGTGCAGTGACGGGTTTTTGGTTTGAGCCTAAACGATCAGGCCCCGACGGATCTCAGCCGCTTCTCGTCGCGTCCGCCCTTCATGCGCTCGGCCAGAAGGAAGGCCAATTCCAGCGCCTGGTCCGCATTGAGACGCGGGTCGCAATGGGTATGGTAGCGATCCTGCAAATCTTCAGCGGAAACGGCGCGTGCGCCACCGGTGCATTCGGTCACGTCGTTGCCGGTCATCTCGATATGGATGCCGCCTGGATGCGAGCCTTCGGCCCGGTGGATCTGGAAGAAGCTTTCCACTTCCGACAGGATCCGGTCAAAGGGCCGGGTCTTGTAGTGGTTGAGCGTGATGGTGTTGCCATGCATCGGATCGCAGGACCATACGACCTTGCGCCCTTCCCGCTCCACTGCGCGGATCAGGCGCGGCAGATGGTCAGCAACCTTGTCGTGGCCGAAGCGGCAGATCAGCGTCAGACGACCCGCTTCATTTTGCGGATTGAGAATGTCGATCAGGTTGAGAAGATCGTCAGCCTGAAGCGACGGGCCGCATTTGAGACCTAGCGGGTTCTTAATGCCGCGGCAGTATTCGATATGGGCGTGATCAGCCTGACGGGTACGGTCGCCGATCCAGATCATGTGGCCTGATGTGGCGTAATGATCGCCAGATGTCGAATCGACGCGGGTCAGCGCCTCTTCATAGCCGAGAAGCAGCGCTTCATGGCTGGTGAAGAAATCGGTTTCGCGCAGGCTGGCATTGGTTTCCGCCGTGATGCCGACCGCCTTCATGAAATCCATGGTCTCGGAAATCCGGTCGGCCAGCTTGCGGTAACGCTCTGCCTGCGGGCTGTCCTTGACGAAACCCAGCATCCATTGATGAACGTTTTCGAGATTGGCATAGCCACCCATTGCGAAAGCGCGCAACAGGTTCAGCGTCGCGGCTGACTGGCGATAGGCCATCAACTGACGATGCGGATCGGGAACGCGGGACTCTTCGGTGAAATCAATGCCATTGATGATATCGCCACGGTAGCTCGGCAACTCGACATCACCCTGACGCTCGAAATCCGACGAGCGCGGCTTGGCGAACTGGCCAGCGATGCGGCCAACCTTGACGACTGGAAGCTGGGCGCCAAAGGTCAGGACGACGGCCATCTGCAGGAAGGCGCGGAAGAAGTCGCGGATTGTGTCGGCGCCGTGTTCGGCAAAGCTTTCGGCACAATCGCCGCCCTGAAGCAGGAAGCCATTGCCATCAGCCACATTGGCAAGCGCCTTTTTCAACCGGCGCGCTTCACCTGCAAAGACCAGCGGCGGATAGGTGGCAAGCTTTTTCTCTGCTGCGGCCAATGCGGCCTGGTCCGGATAGGCCGGAGCCTGCTTGATCGGCTTCTGCCTCCAGCTTGTCGGGGTCCAATTCTGCGCCATCGTCTTCACCTAAACAAAACGCGGCCATGCCTGCGGGCCGCTCGGATTGGCGGCTTATAAACGCTTAATGGAAGCTTGAAAAGCAATACCTTGCTGTCAAATCGGCCTTCCATAGGTGAAAACCACGCTGCAAGGATTTTTGACAACAGGGAAGCAGTAACCTGCCTCCCTGTATCTTAAGGGGGATTGGTGATTTTTAAACCCGCTCGCCATTCCTGACCCGGTAGCTCGGGTTATACATGGTGACCAGCTCCTCAGACGCGGTCGGATGCACGGCCATCGTGCGATCAAAATCATCTTTGGTGCAGCCAGCCTTGAGGGTAATGCCGAGCAATTGCGCCATTTCACCAGCATCATGACCCAGAATATGGGCGCCGACCACTTTTCGGTCAGACGCATTGACGACCAGCTTCATGATCACTTTTTCGGTGCGTCCCGACAGGGTGGCCTTCATCGGCCGGAATTCGGCCTTGTAGATCTCGATCTCCGGGAACGTGCGGGCTGCCTCTTCCTCGGTCATGCCGACCGTGCCGATTTCCGGCTGCGAAAAGACCGCCGTGGCGATCAGGTCGTGATCCGGCGAGGTCGGATTGTCTTTGTATTCCGTCTCGATGAAACACATGGCCTCATGGATCGCCACCGGTGTCAGCTGCACCCGGTCCGTCACGTCACCCAATGCAAAAATGCCCGGCACGTTGGTGCGTGAGTATTGATCGACGATGATGGCGCCGCGCTCATTGACAGCAACGCCCGCCGTCTCAAGACCAA
This region of Agrobacterium vitis genomic DNA includes:
- a CDS encoding hemerythrin domain-containing protein, coding for MQSNLDKTDFPKTRDARTLALPPCETSLEWLHHAHGEQMALCAELEEIADSLPNTINRQKCIYAAKALTPLIKGVHHYEESILFPWLETSTRSSIGMHETLNRLRFEHCEDECFAEELTDALLKLGSGREVNMEAVGYMLRGFFEGLRRHIAFEREHILCQIGETQLS
- the ccoO gene encoding cytochrome-c oxidase, cbb3-type subunit II, yielding MSILDKHKIIEKNASLLLLGSLLVVAIGGIVEIAPLFYLQNTIEKVEGMRPYSPLELAGRDIYIREGCYLCHSQMIRPFRDEVERYGHYSLAAESMYDHPFQWGSKRTGPDLARVGDRYSNDWHVQHLSDPRSVVPESIMPKYAFLKETPLKITNVSMDLKVNSEVGVPYTQDMIDNAKADLAAQADPNADTTALLARYPKAKVGDFDGNPAVLSEMDALIAYLQMIGTLVDFTKYDDATGYR
- the ccoN gene encoding cytochrome-c oxidase, cbb3-type subunit I — encoded protein: MNYTFETMVLAILAFAALLGAGFAYDSLFAAHMWVAFFVLLGATVVMLRHIRFAPVTAGMSSRAAAQPKSEYFDEVIRYGVIATVFWGVIGFLVGLVIALQLAFPDLNFGPWLNFGRLRPLHTSAVIFAFGGNALIITSFYVVQRTCRSRLFGGTLGWFVFWGYNFFIVMAATGYLLGITQGREYAEPEWYVDIWLTIVWVAYLIAFLGTILTRKEPHIYVANWFYLAFIVTIAMLHIVNNLAIPVSFLGVKSYSAFSGVQDALTQWWYGHNAVGFFLTAGFLGMMYYFVPKQAGRPVYSYRLSIIHFWALIFMYIWAGPHHLHYTALPDWAQTLGMVFSIMLWMPSWGGMINGLMTLSGAWDKIRTDPIIRMMVMAIAFYGMSTFEGPMMSIKTVNSLSHYTEWTIGHVHSGALGWVGMITFGAIYYLTPKLWHRDRLYSMRMVNWHFWLATLGIVVYAAVLWVAGIQQGLMWREYDAQGFLVYSFAETVKAMFPYYVMRAVGGGLYLAGSLVMAWNITMTILGHQRNEAPLAGSAMAPVLQPAE
- a CDS encoding class II 3-deoxy-7-phosphoheptulonate synthase, whose translation is MAQNWTPTSWRQKPIKQAPAYPDQAALAAAEKKLATYPPLVFAGEARRLKKALANVADGNGFLLQGGDCAESFAEHGADTIRDFFRAFLQMAVVLTFGAQLPVVKVGRIAGQFAKPRSSDFERQGDVELPSYRGDIINGIDFTEESRVPDPHRQLMAYRQSAATLNLLRAFAMGGYANLENVHQWMLGFVKDSPQAERYRKLADRISETMDFMKAVGITAETNASLRETDFFTSHEALLLGYEEALTRVDSTSGDHYATSGHMIWIGDRTRQADHAHIEYCRGIKNPLGLKCGPSLQADDLLNLIDILNPQNEAGRLTLICRFGHDKVADHLPRLIRAVEREGRKVVWSCDPMHGNTITLNHYKTRPFDRILSEVESFFQIHRAEGSHPGGIHIEMTGNDVTECTGGARAVSAEDLQDRYHTHCDPRLNADQALELAFLLAERMKGGRDEKRLRSVGA